From the Gemmatimonadales bacterium genome, the window GAGCAGCGAGGCCGCGCTCAGCGCCGTCTCCTCGACCTCGTCCTGCAGCACGTCGGCCAGGGAGTCCAGGTCCTCGAGCCGGGTCTGCACCGCGTCCAGGGCGCCCTTGAGCCGGGCGCGCGTGTCGCTCGAGAGGTCGACGTAGCCCTCGACCTCGGCCTTGAGGCGGTCCGCCACCGCGCGCGCGTCGGCGGCGAGCGTGGCGAGCTGGCCGGTGAGCACGCGGGTGCGCGAGCGCAGGCCGAGGCCGATCGCGAGCGCCACACCACCCATGACCAGCAGGCAGGCGGCCATCACGGCCAGCGCGATGGCGATCGTCGGGGCGACCCAGGCGGGAATGGCGGTCATCGCGGCTGCAACATCGACCCGCGCGCCGGAGGTGTCAAGCAATCGCGCTCGTTGTCCGCCGACCGTGAACGGAGCGGCCGTCGCGCCGCCCGCTCGATCTCCCCCGGCTGCGAGAGCCTTCGCCTTGACGCTGCGTGAACGCGATCTGCATTGTTGGAGCGCCATGGCTCCCTTCTTCGTCGTCGAAGGCGGGCACCGTCTCTCCGGGACGGTCCGGCCCGCGGGCAACAAGAACGCCGCCCTGCCGATCCTCGCCGCTACGCTCCTGGCGGACGGGCCCTGCACCCTCGAGAACGTGCCGCGCATCCGCGACGTCGAGACGATGCTCGAGCTGCTGGTCGCGCAGGGCGTCACGGCCGCCTGGGAAGGCGAGCACACGCTCGCCCTCGACGCGCGCCACGCGAAGGCCACCGACCCGGATCCGGCGCTGTGCGGGAAGATCCGTGCGTCGGTGCTGCTCGCGGGTCCGCTGCTGGCGCGGTTCGGCCGGGTGCGGCTGCCGCCGCCCGGCGGCGACGTGATCGGCCGGCGGCGGATCGACACCCACCTGCTCGCGCTGCAGCGCCTGGGGGCGGAGGTCTCGGTGGGCGCGAGCTTCGACTTCGAGGCCAAGCAGCTGGTGGGCGCCGAGGTGTTCCTCGACGAGGCGAGCGTCACCGGGACCGAGAACGCGCTGATGGCCGCGGTCGCGGCCCGGGGCCGCACGGTGCTGCGCAACGCCGCCTCGGAGCCGCACGTGCAGGACCTGGGGCACTTCCTCGTCGCGCTCGGCGCGCGGATCGAGGGCATCGGCACCAACACGGTCACGGTCGAGGGCGGGGCTGTCCTGAAGGGCGCGCGGTTCGCGATCGGCCCCGACCACATCGAGGTCGGCTCGTTCGTCGGGTTGGCGGCGGTCACGAACTCCGCGCTCACCATCGAGGGCGTGCGCGCCGAGGACCTGCGCGCCACCCTGATGGGCTTCGAGCGGCTCGGGGTCGCGCCGCGGCTGGACGGCGACCGGCTGATCGTGGCGGCCGGCCAGGCGCGGCGCATCCAGGACGACCTCGGCGGCCACGTCTCCAAGCTGGAAGACGGGCCGTGGCCCGCCTTCCCGGCGGACCTGATGAGCATCGCCCTGGTCACGGCCACGCAGTGCGAGGGCCTGCTGCTGCTGTTCGAGAAGATGTTCGAGTCTCGCCTGTTCTTCGTGGACAAGCTCATCGGGATGGGTGCGCGGATCGTGCTGTGCGATCCGCACCGCGCCGTGGTCGCCGGACCGTCGGCGCTGCACGCCGGCACGGTCGAGAGCCCGGACATCCGGGCGGGGATGGCGATCCTGCTGGCCGCGCTGGCGGCCGAGGGGACCAGCACCATCCACAACGTGGGGCAGATCGAACGCGGGTACGAGCGGATCCACGAGCGGCTCACCGCGCTCGGCGCGGTGATCGAGCGCCGCGAGCGGTGAGCGCCGTGGACGAAGACCGACCAGTGACTCACGCCTCATTCGCGCCGCCCGCACGATCCGGCGGTGACGCGAGTGCCACCACGGCGACGAGACCGCAGGACCCGGAGGCCGACCGGCCGGAAGCCCGGCTGGTCGCGGAGGTCGCGCTCGCCGACCCGATCGTGCCGCGCGCGGAGCTGGAGGAGTGGCGCGCGCGCTTCGGCCTCGTGGCGGGCCTCACGGTGCGGGGCGGCAACGGCGGGTTCTCGCTGGGCCTGCAGACGGAGGAGCCCGTCGGCCGGGTGATGGGCCGGTGGCGCGCCTTCCTCCACGGCGTGCGGCCGGCGTTTCCCGCGCTCCAGATGGCGCGGCAGGCGCACACGGCCACGGTCGTATGGCACGAGGGCGTCGCCCCGGGCTGGCACGTGATGGACGACGTGGACGGGCACGCGACGGCGCAGCCGGGCCTGCTGCTCGCCGTCACCATCGCCGACTGCGTCCCGGTCTACCTCGCGGCGCCCGGCGGGACGGCGTTCGCCCTGCTGCACGCCGGATGGCGTGGCGTCGCGGCCGGCATCCTGGAGCGCGGCGTCGGCATGCTGGCGGGCCGCGCGGGGGTGGGCGCCGCCGACCTCGCGCTGCACCTCGGCGTGGCGATCTGCGGCGGGTGCTACGAGGTCGGGCCCGAGGTCGTGCTGGCCATCGAGGGCCGCCGCACCCGGCGCCCGGTGCAGCTCGACCTGCGCGATGCGCTGGCGGCGCGGGCCGCGAAGCTGGGGATTCGCGACGTGAGCCGCTCGCCCCACTGCACGGCCTGCTCGCGCGACCGGTTCTTCTCGCACCGCGGCTCGGACGGGCGCGACGGCCGGATGGTGGCCTACCTGGGCAGACCGCAGGCCTGAGCGCCTCGCCCGACGCCGGGGCCGGGCCTATATTGGCCGCTGTGTCCCACCCGAACATCGGCTTCCTCCTCGCCGCGGTCGCGGCGCTGGTCGTCGCGCGCGCGGCCGCCGCCCAGTGTCCCGACGGCACGCCGGCGCCGTGCGGCCCCGGACGCGCCGCGCTGCCGCGCATCCAGGTGCTGGATCTCCAGCCGGAGGACAGCGCGTACGCCTACATCGCGAGCGGGATCGCGGCGGACGTGCAGGCGGCGCTCCTCGCCTCCCACGCGGTCGTGGTCGTGGGTCCGCGCGCCAGCCGCGCGTCGGCCGACTACGTGCTCGCGGGCAGTGCGCGGCGCGCCGGCGAGGGCGTGGTCGTCCGGTGCCGCCTCGAGCGCGCGCGCACGGGCCGCATCGTCTGGACGACGCGGCTGGGGCGGGCGCCGCGCGATCTGCCCGCTCTCGGGCTCGCTCTGGCGACCGATGCGCTGCGCGCGATCGGCATCCGGACGACGCCGGGCCCCGCTGCGGCGCAGGCCGATCCGGGCAGCTACGACCTCGTCATGCGGGTGCGATACCTCGTGTCCCGGCGGACCGAGCCCGCGATGACCCGGGCCCTCGGCCTCGCGCGGGAGGCGATCGCCCGCGACTCGATGTCGGCGCTCGCCTGGGCCGGCCTCGCCGACGCGCTCGACTGGGCCATGGTCTGGCGATTCCGGATCGCGGGGTTGAGCGCCGAGAGCACGCTGGCGGTCGCGCTGGCCGCGACCGAGCGCGCCGCGGAGCTCGCGCCGTCGGACCGCCGGGTGCGGCTGCTCCAGGCCGAGATCGGCCAGCGCGTGGATCCCACGGATCGCACGGCCTCGATCCGTGCCTACCGCGCGATACTCGCCGCGGATTCGCTGGACGCCGACGCGTGGCAGCGGCTCGCGATGAACCTCCTGGAGACGAACCAGCACGCGGCGGCCGTGGCGGCGTACCATCGCGCGGTCGCCCTGGATCCGGGGGACGCGGAGAAGCTCACCTACCTCGGGTTCGCGCTCTTCGTGAGTCGCCAGTTCGACTCGGCGGCCGCCTGGTGTGCCCGCGCCGTCGCGGCCGACCCGACCTACATGCTGGCCCGCGCCCAGAGCGGGCAGGTGGCGCTGTGGCGCGGCCGGCTCGACGAGGCGCAGGCCCAGTTCGAGGCCGCCGACCGGTTGCTGCTCTCGACGCAGGACCGGCCCGGCCTGATGGAGCTGGCGCGCGTGCTGGTGGTGCGGGGCGACACCGCCGGCGCGCGCGCCTACGTCCGCGCCGCCGAGGCGGCGGCCGACTCCGTGCGGCCGGGTGTGCACCTCGCCGCGGCGCTCGGCGACGCCTATCTTGCCGTCGGCGACACAGCCCGCGCGTTCTGGTGGCTGGAGCGCTACCGGCCGCGGCGCGACGCGCATTTCCAGCTGCACCTGCGCGACGAGCCGGCGTTCGACGGCGTCCGGCGGGACCCGAGGTTCCTGGCGCTGGTGGCCCCGTAGCCCCGCGGCCGGCTCGCCTTGACGGCGGTCCAGGCGGGGTCTAGCTTTCCGGCGTCGTAGCGCGGGTCGTGGGGGCGCGGCTCGCTTTCTCGGATGTGGGGTTGTTGCCCCACATTTTTTGTTTCCTGGGGTATCCGTGTTGCTGCCATCCGACCTCCAACGCGCCCTGGCCGAACGGGTCGCTGCGCTGGGCTTCGAGGTCGTCGAGTGCCGGGTGGGCGGCGCCCGTCGGCGGCCGCTCATCCAGCTCCGGATCGACCGGCCCGACGCGGGAGCGGCCCGCGGGATCACGGTGGGCGAGTGTGCGGAAGTGAGCCGCGCGCTCGAGCCGTGGCTTGACGCCGAGGGCGTCGGGGAAGGGCGGTACGTGCTGGAGGTGTCGTCCCCGGGGCTCGAGCGGCCGCTCCGGCGGCCGGACGAGTGGCGGCGGTTCCTGGGTCACGGCGTCGAGATCCTGGTGCCGGCCCTGAACGGGCGGTTCCAGGTGAGGGCCCTCGAGGTGATCGACGGGCCGGACGGGTCGAGCGTGGTGCTGGAGTTTCCCGGCGGCGTGCGGCGCACGCTGAAGCTGGCGGAGATCAAAGAGGCGCGCCTGGCGTTCGAATGGTAGCGCGCGTGGAGCACATGACATGAGCGGCACCGAAGTCCTGTCGGCGTTCAAGGAGCTCGCCTCGCTGAAGCAGCTCGACCGCAACGAGCTGCGGGACCTGATTCGCGACGGCGTGCTGGCGGCGCTGACCAAGAAGTACGGCCCCAACGTGCGGGCCGACATCGGCCTCGACGACATGTCGGGGCAGATCCGCATCACCGTGCTGCGCGAGGTGGTGGAGGCGGTGGAGGACCCGAGCCGCCAGGTCTCCCTGGAGGAGGCCCGCTGGAACGATCCGGACTTCCAGGTCGGCGACGTGCTCGAGGAGGACGTCGACTTCGCGGAGTTCGGGCGCAACGCGGTGCAGGCGGCCAAGCAGCGCATCATCCAGCGGGTGCGGGAGGGGGAGCGGGCCCGGATCCGCGAGGAGTTCGCGGATCGCGTGGGCGAGCTGCTGTCGGGCGAGGTGCAGCAGATCGAGCGCGGCAAGATCGTGGTGATGCTGAACAAGTTCCGCGAGGCGGAGGCGATCATCCCCTACCGCGAGCAGAACCACCGCGAGCATTTCCACCAGGGCGACACGATCCGCGCGGTCCTCAAGAAGCTCGAGGAGACGCCGAAAGGCCCGCGCCTCATCCTGTCGCGCGGCGATCCGCTGTTCGTGAAGGCGCTGTTCAAGCTGGAGGTGCCGGAGATCCAGCAGGGCATCGTGGACATCCGGGCCACCGCCCGCGAGGTGGGCAGCCGCACCAAGATCGCGGTGTTCAGCCGCGACGACGGCATCGACCCGGTGGGCGCCTGCGTGGGCCTGAAGGGCAGCCGGGTGCAGGCGGTGGTGAACGAGCTGGGCGGCGAGCGGATCGACATCGTGCCGTGGAGTCCCGACCCCGAGCGGTTCGCCCGGCTGGCCCTGGCGCCGGCCCGGGTGGCGCGCGTGTTCTCCGATCCCGAGACCAAGACGATCCAGGCGATCGTGGACGAGGACCAGCTGAGTCTGGCGATCGGCCGGAACGGGCAGAACGTCCGGCTCGCCTCGGAGCTCACGGGCTGGAAGATCGACCTCTACTCGAGCCGCGAGTGGCTGGAGCGCGGCGGCGAGCGGCCGCTGTTCGCCCCGCTGCCGCCGGCGCCGACGGAGGAGGGCGAGGACGTCGCGTCGGTGCCGTTGGCCGAGCTGGGCGGGATCACGCAAGACCTGCTGGCCGTGCTGGACGGTGCCGGCTACCGCACCTTCTCCGACATCCTCGACCTCGAGCCGGAGGAAGTGCGGGCGATCCCGGGCATGGCGCCGGAGATGGCCGACCGGCTGCTGGCGCTGATCGACGAGCTGACCACGACCGACGAGTCGGGCTCGGCCGCGAGCGCCGAAGCCGCGCCGCAGGAGGCGCCGGCGGAGACCGGTGGCGCGCCGGAGCCCGAGGCGCCGGCGTCGCCCGACGCGCCGCCGTCGGAGTGACCGACGCGGCGCGGACCGCCCTCGGCCTGCTGGGGCTCGGCGCGCGGGCGCGCCGCCTGGCGATCGGGGTGGACGCCGCGCGGGAAGCGCTGCGGCGGGGCGTGGCGGAGGCGGTGGTGTTGCCGAACGACGCCAGCGCGCGGGCGCGCGAGCGGCTCGAGTCGCTGGCCGGACACCGGGCCGTGACGGTGCTGATCGGGCCGGATGCCGACGCGCTCGGCAAGGCGCTGGGCCACCCGCCGGTGCACGGGGTCGCCGTGCTCGACCGGCAGCTGGCGCGGGGGCTGAAGGCGTATCTGAAGGTGGATGACCGAGGGGAGAGAGTCGGCAAATGAGTCTGCGGGTGCACGATCTGGCCGCCGAGTTCGGCATCGCCAGCGACGAGCTGATCAAGTTGCTCCGCGAGATGGACATCTTCGTCCGGAGCCACCTGAGCGCCCTGGAGGAAGACAAGGTCGCGCGGGTGCGCACGCGGTGGGAGCGGGAGAAGCGGAAGGAGAAGCAGCCCGCGCCGGCGAAGGGCCGCCGCCGGGCCCCGGCGAAGGCCAAGGCCGTCGAGGCGCCCGCGCCGAAGGCCGCGGAGGAGCCGCGCCAGAAGCGCCGCCGCCGCACCGCGGCCGAGGTCGCCGCGCAGGAGGCCGAGGCCGCCGCGCAGGCCGCGGCGGAGGCCGCCGCCCGCGAGCCCGAGGTGGGCACGCTGTTCGTCGAGGAAGTGGCGGAAGAGCCGGCCCTGCACGTCTCGGAGCTGTTCCCGCCCGAGCTGGCGCCGCCCGAAGCGCCCGAAGAGGAAGAGGAGGGGCCGGCCGAGCTGTTCATGCCGGCCGCCGCCGCGCCCTCGGCGCCGGCCGGCACGGCGCCGGTCGAGGCCGCGCCGCCGTCCGCCTTCGTTCCGCCGGCGGTGCCGGTGACCGTGAGCGCCGGGGCGGGTGCGGCGCCGCCGTCGGGCGCGCCCCCGCGCGAGCGCATGGGGCACATCCCGACCCCGGTGGGCCGTCCCATCTCGGCCCGGCCGAAGCCCGTGGCGTCGGCCGTCCCCGGCGCCGGCGCGCCGCCGCCGCGCCCCGTCGCGTCGGCCGCGCCGGGCGGCGTCATCGAGGACCGGCGCCGCGACAAGAAGAAGCGGAAGAAGGGCAAGAAGTGGACGGTGGACCAGGAGGCGGTGGCCGAGAACGTGGCGCGCACCCTGGCCACGATCCGCGGGCCGGCGCGGAAGGGCGTGCGGCGCCGCGACGACGAGCCGAGCTTCCGGGACCTCGAGGCGCAGCGCGTCGCCGAGGAGAAGGAGAAGGAGAAGACCCTCGTCCGGGTCAACGAGTTCATCTCGGTGGCCGAGCTGGCGGAGATCCTGAAGGTGCCGGCGTCGCAGATCGTCGCCTTCGCCTTCAAGGAGCTGGGGATGATGGTCACCGTCAACCAGCGGCTGGACTTCGACCAGATCGAGCTGATCTGCTCGGAGTACGGCTTCCAGGCGGTGCGCGAGGAGGAGTACGCCGCCGCCGCCGCGGTCGAGCAGGCGCCGGAGCCGGAGGAGACCCTCCACCCGCGGCCGCCGATCGTGACCGTGATGGGCCACGTGGACCACGGCAAGACGTCGCTGCTCGACTTCATCCGCAAGACCAACGTCATCGCGGGCGAGGCGGGCGGCATCACGCAGCACATCGGCGCGTACAACGTGCTGCTGCCGAACGGCCGCCGGGTCACGTTCCTCGACACCCCGGGGCACCAGGCCTTCACCGCGATGCGCGCCCGCGGCGCGCAGGTCACCGACCTGGTGGTGCTGGTGGTGGCGGCGGACGACCAGGTGATGCCGCAGACCATCGAGGCGATCAGCCACGCCAAGAACGCCGGCGTCCCGCTGGTGGTGGCGATCAACAAGATCGACCTGCCCACGGCCAACGTGGACAAGGTCAAGCGCGACCTGCTGCAGCAGGGGGTGGTCCTCGAGGACTTCGGCGGCCAGACGCTGGCCACGCCGATCTCCGCCAAGAAGGGCACCAACGTGGACAAGCTGCTGGAGCAGATCCTGCTCCAGTCCGATCTGCTGGACCTCAAGGCCAACCCGGACAAGCCCGCCGCGGGCACCGTGCTGGAGGCCTCCCTCGATCCGGGCAAGGGGCCGCTCGCCACCGTGCTGGTGACGGCGGGCAGCCTGAGGGTCGGCGACGCCTTCATCTGCGGCATGTACTCGGGCGTGGTGCGCGCGATGTTCGACGAGCGCGGCAATCTGGTGAAGGAGGCGGGCCCCGCCACGCCGGTGCAGGTGCTCGGCTTCCAGGGGGTCCCGGAGGCCGGCGACTCGTTCGCCGTGGTGGCGGACAGCGGCCAGGCGCGCGAGACGGCGCAGAAGCGGCAGCGGCTGGACCGCGAAGCGCAGCACCGGCGCGGCAGCCGGGCCGGGGTGTCGCTGGAGGAGTTCTTCCAGAAGAAGGACGAGGCGGCCGGGGCCGCGCTCCGCATCATCATCAAGGCGGACCAGGGCGGACCGGCCGAGGCCCTGGCCGACGCGCTGTCGCAGCTTTCGACGGCGGAGGTCAAGGTCGAGGTGGTGCACCGCGGCGTCGGGGCCATCAACGAGTCCGACGTGCTCCTGGCCAAGGCGGCCCAGGCCATCATCATCGGCTTCCACGTGCGGCCCGACTCGAACGCGCGCAGCGCGGCCGAGAAGGAGCACGTGGACATCCGCGCCTACCGCATCATCTACGAGGCGGTGGACGACGTGAAGGCGGCGCTGGAAGGCCTGCTCAAGCCGGAGCAGAAGGAAGTGGTGGTGGGCGAGGCGGAAGTGCGCCAGCTGTTCAAGATCTCGGGCGTCGGGACGATCGCCGGCTGCTACGTCCGGAACGGGATGATCCAGCGGGGCACCAAGGCGCGGGTGATCCGCGACGCCGTGGTGGTCTACACCGGCGGTTTCTCGTCGCTGCGCCGCTTCAAGGACGACGTGAAGGAAGTCAAGGACGGGCTGGAGTGCGGCATCGGCATCGAGAACTTCAACGACCTCAAGGTCGGGGACGTGATCGAGGCGTTCCGCATCGAGAGCGTGGCGCGCAGCCTCGAGACGGCGGGAACGGCCCGGGTCGAGTAGGCCCGTGGTCGTCGCCGTCCGGTCGTGGGAGCTGACGCTGGCCGGCTGCCAGTCGCTCAAGGACAAGCGGCGGATCGTGAAGAGCCTGAAGGACCGCCTGCACCGGCAGTTCAACGTCTCGGCCGCCGAGGTGGACCACCAGGACGCCTGGCAGCGCGCCGCCCTGGCCTGCAGCGTGGTCACCACCGACCGGCGGCACGCCGAGGAAGTGCTCGGCTCCTGCGACCGGCTGATCGCCGGCGAGCCCCTGGCGTACATCGTCTCCACCGAGATCTCGTTCGCATGAACCGCACCCCCGGGCGCCGCCCGCAGCGCGTGGCCGAAGCGATCCGCGAGGCCGTCGCCGAGTTCCTCACCGCCGAGGCGCGGGACCCGCGCATCGGGCTGGTGACGGTGACGGGCGTGAAGGTGACGGCCGACCTCAAGCGGGCAGTGGTGCGGGTGATGGCGCACGGCGACGAGGAGGCGAAAGAGCGCAGCCGCCGCGCCCTGACCCACGCCGCCGGCGCGATGCGCCACGCCATCGGCGAGCGGCTGCGGCTGAGGACGGTGCCCGAGGTCGTCTTCGAGCTCGACCGGGAGTCGGAGCGCGCCTCGCGCATCGACGCGCTGCTGGCGCAGCTGCGCGCGGCCGGGGACGAGCACG encodes:
- the rimP gene encoding ribosome maturation factor RimP: MLLPSDLQRALAERVAALGFEVVECRVGGARRRPLIQLRIDRPDAGAARGITVGECAEVSRALEPWLDAEGVGEGRYVLEVSSPGLERPLRRPDEWRRFLGHGVEILVPALNGRFQVRALEVIDGPDGSSVVLEFPGGVRRTLKLAEIKEARLAFEW
- a CDS encoding DUF503 domain-containing protein, whose translation is MVVAVRSWELTLAGCQSLKDKRRIVKSLKDRLHRQFNVSAAEVDHQDAWQRAALACSVVTTDRRHAEEVLGSCDRLIAGEPLAYIVSTEISFA
- a CDS encoding tetratricopeptide repeat protein, whose protein sequence is MSHPNIGFLLAAVAALVVARAAAAQCPDGTPAPCGPGRAALPRIQVLDLQPEDSAYAYIASGIAADVQAALLASHAVVVVGPRASRASADYVLAGSARRAGEGVVVRCRLERARTGRIVWTTRLGRAPRDLPALGLALATDALRAIGIRTTPGPAAAQADPGSYDLVMRVRYLVSRRTEPAMTRALGLAREAIARDSMSALAWAGLADALDWAMVWRFRIAGLSAESTLAVALAATERAAELAPSDRRVRLLQAEIGQRVDPTDRTASIRAYRAILAADSLDADAWQRLAMNLLETNQHAAAVAAYHRAVALDPGDAEKLTYLGFALFVSRQFDSAAAWCARAVAADPTYMLARAQSGQVALWRGRLDEAQAQFEAADRLLLSTQDRPGLMELARVLVVRGDTAGARAYVRAAEAAADSVRPGVHLAAALGDAYLAVGDTARAFWWLERYRPRRDAHFQLHLRDEPAFDGVRRDPRFLALVAP
- a CDS encoding ribosomal L7Ae/L30e/S12e/Gadd45 family protein, producing MTDAARTALGLLGLGARARRLAIGVDAAREALRRGVAEAVVLPNDASARARERLESLAGHRAVTVLIGPDADALGKALGHPPVHGVAVLDRQLARGLKAYLKVDDRGERVGK
- the infB gene encoding translation initiation factor IF-2 codes for the protein MHDLAAEFGIASDELIKLLREMDIFVRSHLSALEEDKVARVRTRWEREKRKEKQPAPAKGRRRAPAKAKAVEAPAPKAAEEPRQKRRRRTAAEVAAQEAEAAAQAAAEAAAREPEVGTLFVEEVAEEPALHVSELFPPELAPPEAPEEEEEGPAELFMPAAAAPSAPAGTAPVEAAPPSAFVPPAVPVTVSAGAGAAPPSGAPPRERMGHIPTPVGRPISARPKPVASAVPGAGAPPPRPVASAAPGGVIEDRRRDKKKRKKGKKWTVDQEAVAENVARTLATIRGPARKGVRRRDDEPSFRDLEAQRVAEEKEKEKTLVRVNEFISVAELAEILKVPASQIVAFAFKELGMMVTVNQRLDFDQIELICSEYGFQAVREEEYAAAAAVEQAPEPEETLHPRPPIVTVMGHVDHGKTSLLDFIRKTNVIAGEAGGITQHIGAYNVLLPNGRRVTFLDTPGHQAFTAMRARGAQVTDLVVLVVAADDQVMPQTIEAISHAKNAGVPLVVAINKIDLPTANVDKVKRDLLQQGVVLEDFGGQTLATPISAKKGTNVDKLLEQILLQSDLLDLKANPDKPAAGTVLEASLDPGKGPLATVLVTAGSLRVGDAFICGMYSGVVRAMFDERGNLVKEAGPATPVQVLGFQGVPEAGDSFAVVADSGQARETAQKRQRLDREAQHRRGSRAGVSLEEFFQKKDEAAGAALRIIIKADQGGPAEALADALSQLSTAEVKVEVVHRGVGAINESDVLLAKAAQAIIIGFHVRPDSNARSAAEKEHVDIRAYRIIYEAVDDVKAALEGLLKPEQKEVVVGEAEVRQLFKISGVGTIAGCYVRNGMIQRGTKARVIRDAVVVYTGGFSSLRRFKDDVKEVKDGLECGIGIENFNDLKVGDVIEAFRIESVARSLETAGTARVE
- the nusA gene encoding transcription termination factor NusA, whose translation is MSGTEVLSAFKELASLKQLDRNELRDLIRDGVLAALTKKYGPNVRADIGLDDMSGQIRITVLREVVEAVEDPSRQVSLEEARWNDPDFQVGDVLEEDVDFAEFGRNAVQAAKQRIIQRVREGERARIREEFADRVGELLSGEVQQIERGKIVVMLNKFREAEAIIPYREQNHREHFHQGDTIRAVLKKLEETPKGPRLILSRGDPLFVKALFKLEVPEIQQGIVDIRATAREVGSRTKIAVFSRDDGIDPVGACVGLKGSRVQAVVNELGGERIDIVPWSPDPERFARLALAPARVARVFSDPETKTIQAIVDEDQLSLAIGRNGQNVRLASELTGWKIDLYSSREWLERGGERPLFAPLPPAPTEEGEDVASVPLAELGGITQDLLAVLDGAGYRTFSDILDLEPEEVRAIPGMAPEMADRLLALIDELTTTDESGSAASAEAAPQEAPAETGGAPEPEAPASPDAPPSE
- the murA gene encoding UDP-N-acetylglucosamine 1-carboxyvinyltransferase, with amino-acid sequence MAPFFVVEGGHRLSGTVRPAGNKNAALPILAATLLADGPCTLENVPRIRDVETMLELLVAQGVTAAWEGEHTLALDARHAKATDPDPALCGKIRASVLLAGPLLARFGRVRLPPPGGDVIGRRRIDTHLLALQRLGAEVSVGASFDFEAKQLVGAEVFLDEASVTGTENALMAAVAARGRTVLRNAASEPHVQDLGHFLVALGARIEGIGTNTVTVEGGAVLKGARFAIGPDHIEVGSFVGLAAVTNSALTIEGVRAEDLRATLMGFERLGVAPRLDGDRLIVAAGQARRIQDDLGGHVSKLEDGPWPAFPADLMSIALVTATQCEGLLLLFEKMFESRLFFVDKLIGMGARIVLCDPHRAVVAGPSALHAGTVESPDIRAGMAILLAALAAEGTSTIHNVGQIERGYERIHERLTALGAVIERRER
- a CDS encoding polyphenol oxidase family protein translates to MTHASFAPPARSGGDASATTATRPQDPEADRPEARLVAEVALADPIVPRAELEEWRARFGLVAGLTVRGGNGGFSLGLQTEEPVGRVMGRWRAFLHGVRPAFPALQMARQAHTATVVWHEGVAPGWHVMDDVDGHATAQPGLLLAVTIADCVPVYLAAPGGTAFALLHAGWRGVAAGILERGVGMLAGRAGVGAADLALHLGVAICGGCYEVGPEVVLAIEGRRTRRPVQLDLRDALAARAAKLGIRDVSRSPHCTACSRDRFFSHRGSDGRDGRMVAYLGRPQA
- the rbfA gene encoding 30S ribosome-binding factor RbfA, yielding MNRTPGRRPQRVAEAIREAVAEFLTAEARDPRIGLVTVTGVKVTADLKRAVVRVMAHGDEEAKERSRRALTHAAGAMRHAIGERLRLRTVPEVVFELDRESERASRIDALLAQLRAAGDEHA